attattttgtagATGTACGCTGAGCTGCAAGCGCTATCGTCTTTGATTCCTGTTCGGAAAGTAAAGTTTCTTCGATTTAGCAGACAGGTTGTAGAGGGAGTATGGGGAATGGTGGATGTATCAGTTGAAAATTCCCATGATATTTCGGAAACCAACCCAGTTATAAATTGTAGGAGGTTCCCTTCGGGATGTATTGTGCATGATATGCCCAATGGTGGCTCCAAGGtaacaaaatgttttaaatttgtcTATGATTTATCTTTTAGAGTTGTTTAAAATATGAccatatatatgttataaataCTTTAACTTGAAATGAATTTAAGTTTTGAAGGTTACTTGGGTAGAACATTTGGACTTTGAAGAGAACGAGTTCAATCATCCATTAGGAGTCATGAGTTGCAGTTCGTCTTTTGGTGCTCAAAGGTGGCTTGGTTCACTCAAGAGACAATGCCTATGCTTGGCTATTATAACTTCTCCTCATGATCAAATTAGCggtaaaatatgtttttaatcaattttagcatggaggtttttttttttcccTTGGAAACTTTATCTCTTCCTTTTCTTAGGGATGGTTCATCAGTCCAGGAAGAGAAGCATGGCTAATATGGCTCATAGAATGGTGAGTAACTTTGGATTCGGTGTATGCACGACTGTGCACCAATGGAAGGTAGTCCAAGTAGGGGAAACAATGGTGACTATACGCAATAATAATCCGGGTGAGCCAACTGGGGTGGTGCTGAGTGCCTCACATTCGTTCCGCATGCCCATTTCCCACCAATGTCTGTTTAATTTCCTAAGCCACAAATATAGAAGTGATGTTGAGTTGATGGAGGTTCATTCCAACATGCCAATAATGCGAGAGTTGGTTAGAATCGACAAGAGCAATGGCGACCATCTCAACCGTGTCTCTTTTCTTGTCACCAAGGTACGTAATTAACTTGTGTTTCAAACAATAATCacattataataacatattcatttctttaatttgaCCAATTCTTTAAAAATAGGTTTTACATGGAAACAATCAAAATTCTGTTCCTATACTGCAAGAGACTCAATCAGATGGGTCGGGGTCATTGTTAGTGTATGCGCAAGTGACCTTAGAGGGGATGCAGACCGTGATGGAGGGCCGGGATTCGAGTTTGGTGGAAATACTTCCATCAGGATTTTCCATCATCCCGAATACCAAAGTGTGTGAAAATGATGATGATTCGTGTATGATGACAGTTGCGTTCCAACTATTGACCGAGAATAGCCCAGGAAACATGAACATACCCAGGCAGACCATTGAATACATAAACAACGTGATGTCTAGCAGGATTCAGAGGATCAAATCTGCTATTTTCCGTGGCTAGTATACATATATTTGACTGTCTGTCTCTCTGTttcattacttaatttttttttactcagAAATTTGGTCTtgaacttttttcttttcttttcatgtATCCCGCTACTGTTGGCTGGCTGCTATAGACATCATGTTTTTTTGTTGAACATGCTTAAAGTTTGATGATATGGTTAAGATCTCTAGACAATACATCCATCTTTATATGGTCCCAAATGTCCATatgaattaattcaaaacaCTTAGTGGTTTTAGATTGACTGTTATtgaaagataatatttttatttttgaaattggaCAAACACTACAATGAAAATTCTCATTCTTATCtaaattgaaaacattttttaaagcAATATAAGAAAGATGACCAAATCTTCTATGCAGTAAAGTAAAATCAGTACATGTATTGAAGATTTTATTCTCTAAATCAGTTTCTAATAGGTACAAGTTTTGAGAAAACTCTCCTCTGCCTATGATTGTATTAACATCCTGCAATAAACAACCAGTAGAAGAAAATTggaaactaatattatttattttagtaagttTTGAAACTGAAATTAGGTTATAAGTAAAGTCTTTTACATACATTACATCATATAATATCAGGTTTCTAgttaatttaacattttctaTTTGTTTTACATGTTTTGTTGTTCCATCGAGTAGAAATAATGgcatattatttacttttctaAGATCAGTCATCATACTCAAATTAGAACATATGTGACAACTAGCACCGCTGTCTATTACCCAAACATGTTTATCCTTAGAGTTATTATGTACATTCAAACTACAAGTATTAGtaagatttttaaaagaaaacataccttcgtaatatttttctttatcctTGCCTTCTGTTTGTAGTCCTTTTCATAACTTCTTTCACCACTGTTGCAATGTCTATGTTACTAAACTTTGGGGCTTGATTTGAGGAGGACTCAGGTTGTTCGTCACAATATGAGAAGGGATTGTTAGTTGCTGCATTTGCCTTTTCTGGAAATTTTGTTTTCCACCATTCTAGATATCCAATAATCTTGAAACATCCTTCTTGGTTATGTCCTTCCATTCTACAATGAGTACAAAACAGATTTTGTGTCATCTTCCCATTTATTCCTTTGTTGTTTCCTCCCCTTCCTCTATTGTTTCATGAATTATTTTGACCCCTCTGTTGATATGAACTATCTTTCATTAGCATTGCAAAATTATCAGTCTGTTCAGACATTAATGTCTGAACTTCCCTTTGTCTTTCAATGCTCAACAACATTGCATAGGCTTTGTTAAGACTTGGTTTTGAATCCATAAGAATGATCTGTTGTTTTAAGTTATCAAAATATTCGTTCAGTCTCATTTGAAATTGTGTAAGTTTGTTAGAAGCATCTAACTCAATTACTAACTTTGTCATTCTGCAGCAACAAAGAGTTCTTGGATCGCATTCATAAGTAAGCATTGGTTCAAGACCAATCAGTTCATCCCATAGCTTCTTTAActtggaaaaatatttttcaagtgtCAAATTCCCTTGTCGTAGATTACTAATGGCCTTCTGGATTTGATATGCTTGTGGGCCATTATTTTCTTGATATCTTTCTTTGATATCTGTCCACAAATTCAAGGCTGTGGTCGTGGAGGAGTAGTTAGCCTTGATTTCATCCGACACCGTATTTAGAATCCAAGATCGAACTAGACAGTCCATCCTTTTCCATCGATCGAAGTCATCTGCTTCTCTTGGAACTATCAATGACCCATCTATAAACCCTAATTTCGATCTTGCTTCTAGGGCTAAACGAACACCAATACTCCAACCTATATAATTTCCACCATTGAAAACAGTGGTACAAATTATCGCACATGTATTATCAGAGTTACGCATAATGAACAGATCATTGTCGTGTTTCTTCTTGTCGGCCATTCTTGTAGTTGTATCTCTCAAACaatctgatgaggatgatgaagAATAATCGGTTGATGAAGATTCAGGAGATTCACCTTTTTCTTTTggctcttcttcttcaacttcctGATCACTCTGATCGGTTGATGAAGACTCTGAAGATTCAGCTTCTTCTGACTCTTCTTCTACAATTTCTTGATTACTTTGTTTTCCTttctctgataccatgtaaatTTCTTGATTAAAGATCAAGACAAAAAATTTGGGCAGAATGAGATTGAAAACGATGAAAATCCAGATGAGCCTATTTGGCTTTTAATctagtatttatattatattaaaatattacaatagtCCTTGTATTATATCAGCACattcaaaatgaatataaactaattattttacatCCATTCCTCATGATGGACATCTCTCAAGTTCATCTTGTCTCGGAGGCTGAAAAATAAACCACAATCTAAAGCTTTTGTGAATATGGCTGCTTCCTGCATCTTTGAATAGACATGTAGAGGTTgaataaaaccttgtttaaagTTATCTCTAACAAGGTGACAATCTATATCTAAATGTTTCGTTCTCTCGTGGAAGACCGGATTTTTAGCAATATGAATTGCAGCTTCATTATCACATCGAAGTGGAATCGACAAACTCACTTTTGTGCTAAAACCGTTCAACAAATAAGATATCCACTTTAGTTCACAAACTGTAGTGGCCATACTCCGGTATTCTGCTTCAGCGGTCGACCGTGATACCGTAGTTTGTTTTTTTGTCTTCCAGGACACCAAAGCTCCTCCAAGTTTTATGCAATAACACGTGAGAGATCTTCGACTATCTGTACATGTTGCCCAATCGGCATCTGAAAAACCCTCAATCATATAGTTAGAATTACAAGAGTAAAAAAGTCCTAGTGAAGGCGtgccctttaagtatttaactACATTTAAAGCTTCCTCCCAATGAACTTCTAATGGTTTATGCATATATTGACTCAGCTGTTGAACACTAAAACAAATATCTGGTCGAGAGAAGTTTAAGTAAATCAGTCGTCCAATTAGTCTTCTAAATTTTTCTGGTTCGACTAAATCTGGACTGTACAATTCATTAAACTTTATCTCCTTTTTTATGGGAATTTCAACTGGTTTGCACCCAGAAAATCCTGTGTCAGCTAGTATGTCAAGTATATACTTACGTTGATTTACAAACAAACCAGCACAAGTGCGTTGTAATTCTAGTCCAAGGAAATACTTAGCATTACCTAAATCTTTGATTGTGAATATTGAATCTAGATATtgtttaacattattaatagtCTGTAAACAATTTCCAGCAAGaagtatgtcatctacatataCTAATAAGGCAGTGAATGTTTTTtcagttttcaaaataaacaaacagTTATCATTTATTGACTGAACAAAGCCaaattcaatcatttttttgaaaattatttgttCCACTGCCTTGAggattgttttaagccataaaggCTTTTATTAAGATGACATACCTGATTTTCTTTTGCTCCAATTAGACCTTCTGGAAAGTGCATGTATACATCTTCATTCAGGTCACCGTAGAGAAAAGCATTGTTAACGTCAAACTGCTGCAAAAACCAATTGTTAGAGGCTGTCAAAGCGAGTAAAATTCTTACCGTGACTGCTTTTGCAACTGGAAAGAAGCTATCGTGGAAGTCAATCCCATATCTTTGGTTGTATCCCTTTGCTACTAGCCTCGCTTTGTACTTTGTCATTGTTCCATTTGGATTTAACTTCGTCTTGTAAATCCATCTGCATCCAATTGGTTTCTTTCCATTTGGAAGAGTAACTAGATTCCAggtattattgttttttaaggAAGTTATTTCCTCATACATGGCAATCTGccaatgtttaattttttcagcTTCTTTGTAAGATTGTG
This is a stretch of genomic DNA from Impatiens glandulifera chromosome 4, dImpGla2.1, whole genome shotgun sequence. It encodes these proteins:
- the LOC124934875 gene encoding homeobox-leucine zipper protein ROC5-like — translated: MEESRLRLQIQHLREELNKMTTLAQRCLGRQITPLDLSNSAPIGQGHSNYHNSIGKLPFLDLAEKAMNELTILANVNDPLWIQIVGEGGGVMESLNLGEYVKLFLPCLEIKPDNNSTHYATRASGIIAANSSTIIRALMDENQWPYLFETIIGKSALIDIIQEDNEKNLKMMYAELQALSSLIPVRKVKFLRFSRQVVEGVWGMVDVSVENSHDISETNPVINCRRFPSGCIVHDMPNGGSKVTWVEHLDFEENEFNHPLGVMSCSSSFGAQRWLGSLKRQCLCLAIITSPHDQISGMVHQSRKRSMANMAHRMVSNFGFGVCTTVHQWKVVQVGETMVTIRNNNPGEPTGVVLSASHSFRMPISHQCLFNFLSHKYRSDVELMEVHSNMPIMRELVRIDKSNGDHLNRVSFLVTKVLHGNNQNSVPILQETQSDGSGSLLVYAQVTLEGMQTVMEGRDSSLVEILPSGFSIIPNTKVCENDDDSCMMTVAFQLLTENSPGNMNIPRQTIEYINNVMSSRIQRIKSAIFRG